Within the Mycobacteriales bacterium genome, the region GCGCCGCCGCAGTTGATGCGCGTCTGGGTCGAGTCCAGCTCGAGTCTTCCGGGCCGGATGGTGCGGTTGATGTATTTGCAGTAGACGGGCGTCTGCTGCTTGATCAGCTCATCGGTGTCGCGAGCGCCGCCGTTGGTCACGCAGCCGACTGCGCCGGCTGCGATCCAGGACAGGGTGTTGTTCGATCCGGCGAAGCCGACCGTCCCGCACTCGAAGCCGTCGATGACGATCAGGTCGCCGCGCTTGATCGTGTCCCGGAAGGGGCCCTGCGCCAGAGTGCCGTACCACTCCCGCATCCAGGCGTAAAACTCGTCCGGACTCTGATCCGGGACCGCCCGCTGGGTGGGCACGAACCGGACGGTGTGGGCAGTCCCGTAGATGCGGTGCTTGAAGTTGTCGGTGTCCCGCCACAGCGGCCGGATGTCCCGCGACATCAGGCCCATGTCCTGCATGCCGAGCGCGTCCATCCCGTCGCAGACATCGGTCACCCGGAGTCCTTGGTAACGCTCCAGACCGCTTCGCGTGTCAGACCGTTCGATGACGGTGTCAGTCATTGCTGTCCCATCCCTTTTCGTATCGAGATCACGTGAGTCAGTGCGTGGCAACTCTGACCGGATAGAGATCGATAGGTCGGCTCCTCTCGTACGGTGTCGTGGCCCGCGTCCTGCGTCATTGCCTGAGCGCCGACTTGGCGGCTGCGAGGTACTGGTCCGCCGCTTGCCCGACGTCGCTCTTGTTGAACGCGACAGCGTCGCAGGACTGACCGAGCGCCTGGATCACGGCGCCGTTGCCGGGCGGCTGTGGGGGCATCGGCTTCAGGTCACTCTTGATCTGGTCGTAGAGCGCGAACTGCGGGTCGTGCAGCATCTTCGCGACGGCCTTCCGAGCGGTGTTCGACGCGGGTATCCCGTTGTCCGCCTTGTACGCCTTTTCGGCCGCGACGTCGTTGAGGAAGAAATTGATGAACTGTGCGGCGGCCTTCGGATCGCTCGCCTTGGATGAGATCGACTGCCCGCTGACGATCAGGAAGTTACCCGAGCCCTTCGCTCCCCGCGGCATGCTGGTCATGCTGATGTTCGGGTTGAGCCCCTTGATCGTCGTGTACTGGTTGGCGGGGATGACGTCGAGGCCAACCATCTTCTTGGCGATCATCAGGTCCTCGGTGGTCGTGCCCTGCTGCTCCTGCTGAAGGTCCGGTGGGGGAACGGCCTTGGCCGACTGGAGCTTCTTCCAGTACGTGAACCACGCTTCGATGGCCGACTTGCCGAACCCGAGTGCATCGCCGGAGTAAATCTGGTCGCCGCGCCCCCGCAGGTAGGTATAGAAGGCGCTGTCATTGCCGCAGAGGTTGGCGGAGGCATAGGTGCCGGACGCGAGCTTCGACCCGGCCACCTTGGTGAGTTTGGTGGCCAGCTGATCCCAGGTCGTGGTCAATCCGGGTGCTGCAACACCGGCATTCGCGAACATCTTCTTGTCGTAGAACAGACCACGGAAGGAGAACGCCGTGCCGACCATCAGTTGCTTCCCGTTGTATTTGCCTGCCGCCAGGACCTCGGCCGGCACGTTCGAGACGTTGATGGTGCCGTCCTTGATGTACGAGTCGAGCGAACGGGTCGACCCCGCGAACTGCCGCAGGAAGCGGTCCTGGTTCTGGAACATGTCGGGGAGATTCCCACCGGACACCTGGACGGCGAGCCGGGTCACATAGGTGTCCGTCCCGCTCGTCGTGGTCCGCTTGATCGCTGTCTGCGGGTGTGCCTTTTCGAACATCGCGACAACGCCGTCCTGCAGTTTGGTCCGGTCGCTGCCTCCCCACCAGGAGTAGCTGATAGTCGATGCTCCAGCACTGCTCCCGCTGGTCGACCGGGGCGCGCATGCGGTCACCACCCCGACGACCGTGATCGCCGCCGCACCGCAGAGCAGGGCCTTTCTCATCCGTGGGCGGGGCGGCGGCCGATGGTGGCGCCGGACTCCGTGTTCTCCCAATGCCGTGCTTGGCATGGTGACCGTCCCTCTGCGCACCTGCCGATGCGCCTCTGCTCGGGCCGGGCTCGACGGGCGAGCCCAGGTTCGTCGTCACCGCCGGCCGGCTGGCTCGACTCGAGGATGGATACGGAACCAACGGCAACAGGGGTGCTCCCCG harbors:
- a CDS encoding RraA family protein, encoding MTDVCDGMDALGMQDMGLMSRDIRPLWRDTDNFKHRIYGTAHTVRFVPTQRAVPDQSPDEFYAWMREWYGTLAQGPFRDTIKRGDLIVIDGFECGTVGFAGSNNTLSWIAAGAVGCVTNGGARDTDELIKQQTPVYCKYINRTIRPGRLELDSTQTRINCGGAVVNPGDVVVADGDGVVVVPAAKALDVAEQAWRHASNDKDKRRELYAKLGMAEDWTVTSDK
- a CDS encoding extracellular solute-binding protein — its product is MPSTALGEHGVRRHHRPPPRPRMRKALLCGAAAITVVGVVTACAPRSTSGSSAGASTISYSWWGGSDRTKLQDGVVAMFEKAHPQTAIKRTTTSGTDTYVTRLAVQVSGGNLPDMFQNQDRFLRQFAGSTRSLDSYIKDGTINVSNVPAEVLAAGKYNGKQLMVGTAFSFRGLFYDKKMFANAGVAAPGLTTTWDQLATKLTKVAGSKLASGTYASANLCGNDSAFYTYLRGRGDQIYSGDALGFGKSAIEAWFTYWKKLQSAKAVPPPDLQQEQQGTTTEDLMIAKKMVGLDVIPANQYTTIKGLNPNISMTSMPRGAKGSGNFLIVSGQSISSKASDPKAAAQFINFFLNDVAAEKAYKADNGIPASNTARKAVAKMLHDPQFALYDQIKSDLKPMPPQPPGNGAVIQALGQSCDAVAFNKSDVGQAADQYLAAAKSALRQ